One Heptranchias perlo isolate sHepPer1 chromosome 5, sHepPer1.hap1, whole genome shotgun sequence DNA window includes the following coding sequences:
- the LOC137321507 gene encoding uncharacterized protein — MDIKEVKAMMENALFNVTNLESKEMLASVVTDLPFITSEIVTESKKLSDNTDKNNFAKLQYIARDWCAKVHFMVTQLQDAGVNDQTCKDIKQRLQNRDLADIKFDPLTKSLFNQEEKLTERRLIAVENLRHRGHLNLLNEPTISTVKGDYQRPCGLHYKSTTEDVCSQDIAFDKFVSSSLHEFNSSSTACSITAVALCLRDETEKWHDDNNKIVQVTKQMADQMYHMAQFLKKQGPIKTKRELISTAKQLAAGGQAVAKFAQIIANYCLDKRCAQDLHCGTDPNHQ, encoded by the exons atggacatcaAGGAGGTAAAGGCAATGATGGAAAATGCTCTTTTCAATGTCACAAATTTGGAGTCCAAGGAGATGTTGGCATCGGTTGTTACTGACCTTCCTTTCATTACTTCTGAGATAGTTACAGAGTCCAAGAAACTCTCTGACAACACTGACAAAAACAACTTTGCCAAACTCCAGTACATTGCAAGAGACTGGTGTGCAAAAGTTCATTTTATGGTGACACAACTTCAGGATGCGGGTGTCAATGACCAAACCTGCAAAGACATTAAGCAAAGGTTGCAGAATAGGGACCTGGCTGATATCAAGTTTGACCCTTTGACCAAATCCCTTTTTAACcaggaagaaaaattgacagaaaGGAGGTTAATTGCAGTAGAGAATTTGCGACATCGAGGACACTTAAATTTATTAAATGAACCAACAATCTCAACAGTCAAAGGAGACTACCAGAGGCCTTGCGGCCTACATTACAAATCTACTACAGAAGATGTGTGTTCTCAAGACATTGCATTTGACAAG TTCGTTAGCAGCTCTCTACATGAGTTCAACTCCAGCAGTACTGCATGTTCAATTACTGCTGTAGCTCTGTGTCTGAGGGATGAGACAGAGAAATGGCATGATGACAACAACAAGATTGTGCAGGTTACCAAACAAATGGCTGACCAAATGTACCATATGGCACAGTTTCTCAAAAAGCAAGGACCTATCAAG ACAAAAAGGGAACTCATCTCCACTGCCAAACAGCTTGCCGCCGGTGGACAAGCCGTTGCAAAGTTTGCTCAGATAATTGCAAATTATTGCCTAGACAAGAGGTGCGCGCAAGACCTGCATTGTGGAACAGATCCCAACCATCAGTAA